One genomic segment of Odocoileus virginianus isolate 20LAN1187 ecotype Illinois chromosome 17, Ovbor_1.2, whole genome shotgun sequence includes these proteins:
- the MIEF2 gene encoding mitochondrial dynamics protein MID49, whose amino-acid sequence MAEFSQNRSKRRDGEVLGGAVDFLLANARLVLGVGGAAVLGIATLAVKRLIDRATSPRDEDDAKGDAPCLEDSWQDLSLLKATPRLQSRPPPAALSQPVPPPAPSLSAPEGPADIGPQTSPQLSSPAPPLCLMFQEKLLAFERDHVTMPGAHVSLAKQLVGDIALELQAYLRNKFPDLPFGALVPGGPLYEGLQAGAADPVRLLVPLALEPGLWSLVAGLDTVAQDPRCWAVRRTQLEFRPRGSSPWDRFLVGGYLSSRVLLELLRKALTASVNWPAIGSLLGCLIRPRVASDELLLEVQHECLELTMAVLLTVAGAQDGDLLLAWPLEGLAGNLWLQDWYPAEAARLRALDEQDAGTRRRLLLLLCTVCRGHPALWRLGRDRLAQVVLHLGEQEADWAEAALGEHFLQALELLLGSVERASLPSHFNRSVNLLDGLREEEIDDLGFALYRGLQAPEGLL is encoded by the exons ATGGCGGAATTCTCCCAGAATCGGAGCAAGCGGCGTGATGGCGAGGTGCTGGGCGGCGCTGTAGACTTCCTCCTGGCCAATGCCCGCCTGGTGCTGGGAGTGGGTGGGGCTGCGGTGCTGGGCATTGCCACCCTGGCCGTGAAGCGG CTCATTGACAGGGCCACCAGCCCCCGGGACGAGGACGACGCCAAGGGGGATGCCCCATGCCTGGAGGACAGCTGGCAGGACCTGAGCCTGCTCAAGGCCACCCCACGCCTCCAGTCCCGGCCCCCGCCCGCTGCCCTCAGCCAACCGGTGCCGCCTCCGGCCCCCTCACTCTCTGCCCCAG AAGGGCCCGCTGACATAGGGCCCCAGACGTCGCCTCAGCTTAGCTCGCCGGCACCGCCACTGTGTCTGATGTTCCAGGAGAAGCTGCTGGCTTTTGAGCGGGACCACGTGACCATGCCAGGGGCTCACGTGTCTCTGGCCAAGCAGCTGGTGGGCGACATTGCCCTGGAACTACAGGCCTACCTGCGGAACAAGTTCCCAGACCTGCCCTTTGGGGCGCTCGTGCCCGGCGGGCCGCTCTACGAGGGGCTCCAGGCGGGGGCTGCAGATCCTGTGCGGCTCCTGGTGCCCCTGGCACTGGAGCCAGGCctgtggagcctggtggctgGCTTGGACACTGTAGCCCAAGACCCTCGCTGCTGGGCTGTGCGTAGGACTCAGCTGGAGTTCCGTCCCCGTGGGAGCAGCCCCTGGGACCGCTTTCTGGTGGGCGGCTACCTCTCCTCCCGGGTCCTACTGGAGCTGCTCCGCAAGGCCCTGACTGCCTCCGTCAACTGGCCAGCCATCGGCAGCCTCCTCGGGTGTTTGATCCGGCCACGTGTGGCCTCGGATGAGCTGCTGCTGGAGGTGCAGCACGAGTGCCTGGAGCTCACCATGGCTGTGCTGCTGACTGTGGCTGGAGCCCAGGATGGAGACCTCTTGCTGGCCTGGCCCCTGGAGGGGCTGGCCGGGAACCTCTGGCTGCAGGACTGGTACCCAGCTGAGGCTGCCCGACTGCGGGCCCTGGATGAGCAGGACGCTGGGACCCGCCgtcggctgctgctgctgctctgcacTGTCTGCCGCGGTCACCCGGCTTTGTGGCGGCTGGGCCGGGACCGCCTGGCTCAGGTGGTTCTGCACCTGGGTGAGCAGGAGGCTGACTGGGCCGAGGCGGCCCTGGGGGAGCACTTCCTGCAGGCCCTGGAGCTGCTGCTGGGCAGTGTGGAGCGGGCCAGCCTGCCCAGCCACTTCAACCGTAGCGTGAACCTCCTGGATGGCCTGCGGGAGGAAGAGATCGACGACCTGGGCTTTGCGCTGTACCGTGGCCTACAGGCCCCCGAGGGGCTGCTCTAA